In Nostoc sp. GT001, a genomic segment contains:
- a CDS encoding DUF928 domain-containing protein: protein MKRRYLASTLSVIALIASSTWTTAYAVTFTPPPNSSSPRQATGGASRGSIFTPAVGKGAPRQATGGASRGSMFAPAVGKGAPRQATGGASRGNLFTPAPGKGTPRQATGGASRGKLFTPAPGKGAPQQASAGASRVGTYYLNPSTTSTTQPAALIALLPQNFYGTTISERPTILVYLPASNAEEAVFSLKDEAGNMQHQMNISVAGKTGVIAIELPANAPALAVGKNYQWFLALKVDGQLSPSTPYVDGWIQRIQPSAELATAIQEQDALKQATILGKNGVWYDCVATLASVYTAQPNNATLRKQWEELLSSVSLKEIVTANLLASTN from the coding sequence ATGAAACGTCGATATTTAGCCAGTACATTAAGCGTCATCGCACTGATCGCTAGCAGTACATGGACTACTGCCTATGCTGTTACATTTACCCCACCCCCCAACAGTAGCTCTCCTAGACAAGCAACTGGAGGAGCTTCTCGCGGTAGTATTTTTACCCCTGCTGTCGGCAAAGGTGCGCCCAGACAAGCAACTGGAGGAGCTTCTCGCGGTAGTATGTTTGCCCCTGCTGTCGGCAAAGGTGCGCCCAGACAAGCAACTGGAGGAGCATCTCGTGGCAACCTCTTTACACCTGCCCCTGGCAAAGGTACGCCCAGACAGGCAACTGGAGGAGCTTCTCGCGGCAAGCTGTTTACACCTGCCCCTGGCAAAGGCGCTCCCCAACAAGCAAGTGCGGGTGCTTCTCGCGTTGGTACTTACTACTTGAATCCATCGACTACAAGTACAACGCAGCCAGCAGCGCTAATCGCCCTGTTGCCCCAAAATTTCTATGGCACAACAATATCTGAACGTCCCACAATCTTGGTGTATCTCCCAGCTTCCAATGCCGAAGAAGCAGTGTTCAGCCTCAAAGATGAAGCTGGCAATATGCAACATCAGATGAACATTTCAGTTGCAGGGAAAACTGGGGTAATCGCGATCGAATTACCAGCTAATGCACCCGCTTTAGCCGTTGGTAAAAACTATCAATGGTTCCTAGCACTAAAAGTAGATGGGCAACTCAGTCCGAGTACGCCTTACGTCGATGGTTGGATTCAGCGTATCCAGCCCAGTGCGGAGTTGGCAACAGCAATCCAAGAGCAAGATGCTTTGAAGCAGGCTACTATTTTGGGTAAAAATGGTGTTTGGTATGACTGTGTGGCAACACTTGCATCGGTATATACCGCTCAACCTAACAATGCAACTCTCCGCAAACAATGGGAAGAACTTCTATCCTCAGTGAGTTTAAAGGAGATTGTAACAGCCAACTTATTAGCATCTACTAACTAA